The sequence ACGCATCTGTCATCGTGGAGTATTTTGATGTAATGTATCGGGCAGATACTGACATTGCACTGTAAGTATCCGTTAGATCACAGCCGAGGAGCTTGCTATAGCTACGCTGTGCTCCGTATAGTTCTGGTCGTTTGAGTAACTTTTAACGAGGAGAATGATATGGCGCAATTATTTACGTGGAAGCTCCATGGTGATGGCACAAAAATTGCCCCCGGTGAGATCGTCCCACCGAATGAGCGGCTTTCATGGCCGATTACGTTTGGCGTTGGCGCCCAACATATGGTGGCCATGTTTGGAGCGACGTTCCTAGTTCCACTTATTACTGGTTTCGACCCGGCAACAACATTGTTCTTCACCGGAGTTGGAACCATTCTTTTTATCCTGATCACGGCCGGCCGGATCCCTTCGTATTTGGGATCGTCATTCGCATTCTTGGCTCCTATCGGTGCTGTGACCGGATATGTTGCCAACGGCGGACAACCACTCAACGACGAATTGGCCTCCTTAGCTCAAGGAGGCATTATTATGACCGGCGGTTTGCTTGCAGTGATCGGTATCTCTGCACACTTTGCCGGAACGCGCTGGATTGATGTGCTTATGCCACCAGTTGTTACTGGTGCGATTGTTTCCCTGATTGGTTTTAATCTTGCCCCTGCGGCTTGGAACAACGTGCAGGCGGCGCCGGTAACAGCTGTTGTCACTGTTGTTGCTATCTTGCTCTCCACGGTTTTGTTGAAGGGGATTATGGGCCGACTATCAATCCTCATCGGCGTAATTGTTGGCTATGTGACCGCCATTGTTCGCGGCGAAGTCAATTTCGATACCGTGGCTGCGGCAGATATCGTGGGC is a genomic window of Arcanobacterium phocae containing:
- a CDS encoding uracil-xanthine permease family protein; this translates as MAQLFTWKLHGDGTKIAPGEIVPPNERLSWPITFGVGAQHMVAMFGATFLVPLITGFDPATTLFFTGVGTILFILITAGRIPSYLGSSFAFLAPIGAVTGYVANGGQPLNDELASLAQGGIIMTGGLLAVIGISAHFAGTRWIDVLMPPVVTGAIVSLIGFNLAPAAWNNVQAAPVTAVVTVVAILLSTVLLKGIMGRLSILIGVIVGYVTAIVRGEVNFDTVAAADIVGFPHFRAPSFDISLFALFIPVVLVLVAENVGHVKSVSAMTGENLDKYTGRALFADGVATIVAGSGGGSATTTYAENIGVMAATRIYSTVAYLVAAGFAVCLSMLPKFGVAIASIPPGVLGGAATVLYGMIGMLGIRIWVQNKVDFSDPVNLNTAAVAMVMAIANYTWYVGELEFSGIALGSFGAIIIYHVMRALSKWRGTTIEPATPASAPAGAELEDGALIREP